A genomic segment from Candidatus Acidiferrales bacterium encodes:
- a CDS encoding DUF6600 domain-containing protein, producing MKKQNISWILALGLLLSLAFTLAARADDDRDYKEESRYGVARISLIHGDVTMMRGDTQDWVAATVNTPLVRGDRIYAGDRSRTEIQIDYANVLRLAERTEVKLADIARTRIQLQLSRGLVTYNVLRGSEADVELDTPNVAVRPLKEGIYRVEVTDSGNTIVTVRKGEAEVSTPQGNVVVKKGRQINVVGTDSVQYQIVEASHKDDWDRFNERRNDDIYEARSYRYVNRYVYGADDLDRYGRWVYVPSYGYCWYPAGAYGWVPYRYGHWTWISYYGWTWVSYEPWGWAPYHYGRWFRHHPYGWVWFPGQRHYRPYWAPAYVSFFGFGGNGWSLGFSFGHSQIGWLPLGPGDYYRPWWGRHRVTNIVNVTNITNVTNVTNVRNVTNVNNIFADRHVRDAITTTTADDFARGRVPREQRPVDVATLRKASLVEGTPPVLPTRDIVRASDKAVSASAVPPARFTRENFFTKQKPPAGPARFDDEVASLRERLAEQGLVTAPGRKAAPRGGTVPGPHEEFGTAETPGTANRSRGRSAAGELPENPNLRSAPIGGSRPVPKQIEVPEQRPAGQEPRQGVPQSGIGTKGPMVNTPVERERESARPDQIGARPAGADAPHRQPDAKGGFRRFGDEDSPRTGAASREFDREKDKPKPSPDASGPRPQSNRRDSDKSAQPQSSPRQAEPVRPGWQRFGGGKPARSDQIGAGQEGSRLPGREVQPGVSRGRESGQPATPQSGTGQPESGSPGREKFERFYQELQSRPEPPRQQEGGPATRTLSTPERPRQRGEAEPSQPGFQRFEPQPRGEVRRESVERRREEFRSPQSNQGERDREAGRPSVPDAPRRFENPPERPRSFEPSRPEGMERRPEASREPPRQIERRPLEIHKPVTVERPSRQAPPRSERQAGRQRPPQGKPEGHKPDRWR from the coding sequence ATGAAAAAGCAAAACATTAGCTGGATCTTGGCACTGGGTCTTCTCTTGAGCCTGGCGTTCACTCTGGCCGCTCGCGCCGACGATGACCGTGACTACAAGGAAGAGAGCCGTTATGGCGTGGCCCGCATCAGCCTGATTCACGGCGATGTGACGATGATGCGCGGCGACACCCAGGATTGGGTCGCGGCTACGGTCAACACCCCGCTCGTGCGCGGTGATCGCATTTATGCGGGCGATCGCTCGCGCACTGAAATCCAAATTGATTATGCGAATGTGCTCCGCCTGGCCGAGCGCACGGAAGTGAAGCTGGCGGACATTGCTCGCACTCGCATTCAGCTCCAGCTCTCGCGCGGGCTGGTAACCTACAACGTGCTTCGCGGCTCGGAGGCCGATGTGGAACTGGACACGCCCAACGTGGCCGTGCGTCCCTTGAAGGAAGGAATCTACCGGGTGGAGGTGACCGACAGCGGCAATACGATTGTGACGGTGCGCAAGGGCGAAGCGGAAGTGAGCACGCCCCAGGGCAACGTCGTTGTCAAGAAGGGTCGCCAGATTAATGTGGTCGGCACCGATTCGGTCCAATATCAGATCGTCGAAGCCTCACACAAGGACGATTGGGATCGCTTCAACGAGCGGCGCAATGACGACATTTATGAGGCGCGCAGTTATCGCTACGTGAACCGCTACGTTTACGGCGCGGATGACCTGGACCGTTACGGCCGGTGGGTCTATGTGCCGAGCTACGGTTACTGCTGGTATCCGGCGGGAGCTTATGGTTGGGTGCCCTATCGCTACGGCCACTGGACCTGGATCAGCTATTACGGCTGGACGTGGGTAAGCTACGAGCCGTGGGGCTGGGCGCCGTACCACTATGGCCGCTGGTTCCGCCATCACCCCTATGGTTGGGTATGGTTTCCCGGCCAACGGCACTATCGTCCCTACTGGGCGCCCGCCTACGTCAGTTTCTTTGGTTTCGGCGGCAACGGGTGGTCCTTGGGCTTCAGTTTTGGTCACAGCCAGATCGGCTGGCTGCCCCTCGGGCCTGGAGACTACTACCGGCCCTGGTGGGGAAGGCATCGCGTGACCAATATCGTCAACGTGACGAATATCACCAATGTGACCAACGTCACCAACGTACGCAACGTCACCAATGTGAACAATATCTTTGCCGACCGGCACGTCCGCGACGCCATCACCACCACCACTGCCGATGACTTTGCCCGCGGGCGCGTGCCGCGCGAGCAGCGGCCGGTGGATGTAGCCACGCTCAGGAAGGCAAGTCTGGTGGAGGGAACGCCTCCCGTGCTGCCCACGCGCGACATCGTGAGGGCCAGCGATAAAGCGGTTTCCGCCTCGGCTGTGCCTCCCGCTCGTTTTACGCGAGAAAACTTTTTCACCAAACAAAAACCCCCTGCCGGTCCCGCCCGCTTTGATGACGAGGTGGCAAGCCTTCGCGAGCGACTGGCCGAGCAGGGTCTGGTGACCGCGCCGGGTCGGAAGGCGGCTCCGAGAGGCGGAACAGTTCCTGGGCCGCATGAAGAATTCGGCACCGCCGAAACTCCAGGAACCGCAAACCGGTCTCGCGGTCGCTCGGCTGCCGGCGAGTTACCTGAGAACCCGAATCTCCGGTCAGCCCCCATTGGCGGGAGCCGCCCGGTGCCGAAGCAGATCGAAGTACCGGAGCAGAGGCCAGCGGGGCAGGAGCCCCGCCAGGGCGTCCCGCAGAGCGGGATTGGAACAAAGGGCCCGATGGTGAACACTCCCGTCGAGCGCGAACGGGAGTCTGCCCGTCCCGATCAAATCGGGGCCCGCCCGGCAGGCGCGGATGCACCTCATCGCCAGCCTGACGCGAAGGGCGGTTTCCGACGCTTCGGTGACGAGGATTCTCCCCGAACTGGAGCTGCTTCGCGTGAATTCGATCGGGAAAAGGACAAACCCAAACCCAGTCCCGATGCTTCAGGACCCCGGCCGCAATCCAATCGGCGCGACTCGGACAAGTCAGCACAGCCTCAGTCCTCGCCTCGTCAGGCGGAACCGGTTCGTCCAGGTTGGCAGCGTTTCGGCGGCGGAAAACCTGCCCGCTCCGATCAAATCGGGGCCGGTCAGGAAGGCTCGCGCCTCCCCGGGCGTGAGGTTCAACCAGGAGTTTCGCGGGGGCGCGAGTCTGGCCAGCCCGCCACCCCGCAGAGCGGGACGGGCCAGCCCGAAAGTGGCAGTCCCGGGCGCGAGAAGTTCGAACGGTTTTATCAGGAGCTACAGAGTCGGCCGGAGCCACCCCGCCAGCAGGAAGGTGGGCCAGCAACGCGTACCCTCTCTACTCCAGAGAGGCCGCGACAGCGGGGTGAGGCCGAGCCATCTCAGCCCGGGTTTCAGCGCTTTGAGCCTCAACCTCGGGGCGAGGTGAGGAGGGAGAGCGTCGAGCGTCGCCGGGAGGAATTTCGCTCGCCCCAATCGAATCAGGGTGAGCGCGACCGAGAGGCGGGACGCCCGTCGGTCCCGGACGCACCGAGGAGATTCGAAAATCCGCCCGAGCGACCGCGCAGCTTCGAGCCGTCCCGGCCGGAGGGGATGGAGCGTCGGCCGGAAGCTTCTCGGGAGCCGCCACGGCAGATCGAGCGTCGCCCGCTCGAAATCCACAAGCCCGTTACCGTTGAGCGGCCATCGCGACAGGCTCCTCCCCGCTCCGAGCGCCAGGCTGGCCGGCAACGACCGCCGCAGGGAAAGCCAGAGGGCCACAAGCCCGACCGCTGGCGGTAG